The following coding sequences lie in one Aspergillus puulaauensis MK2 DNA, chromosome 3, nearly complete sequence genomic window:
- a CDS encoding uncharacterized protein (COG:S;~EggNog:ENOG410Q2Q8) yields MDERRADEGTVDDVNICIFDYMLCAAIHTAINAIGGNASGWDVTWVEDTTQMLKSILQPGPMLPVTIDIKAQVLEIIKTFNTAVRVEPNILVEMASTFVSTCNASGLEVIKRRAAEIAIQLCIQAVFRVYQDSNNDGPEGFMEFYTSFADEEGVSKIPEYIVQILPSIGASTDTLLKIACQMKRTNEGGPTTLLHGLIDIMRMLEPPILLQLERGKLEGLSRVETQQLKQKIGLD; encoded by the exons ATGGATGAAAGAAGGGCAGACGAGGGCACAGTGGACGATGTCAATATTTGTATATTTGACTACATGCTGTGCGCAGCTATACATACAGCCATAAATGCGATAGGGGGCAACGCCAGCGGGTGGGACGTGACCTGGGTAGAGGACACGACACAGA TGCTCAAGTCTATCCTCCAGCCAGGTCCAATGCTGCCAGTGACGATTGACATAAAGGCCCAGGTTCTGGAAATCATCAAAACGTTCAACACGGCAGTTCGGGTAGAGCCGAATATACTGGTGGAAATGGCCAGCACGTTCGTGTCCACCTGCAATGCGTCGGGCTTGGAAGTGATAAAGCGGCGTGCGGCCGAAATCGCAATTCAGCTCTGCATACAAGCCGTTTTTCGAGTGTACCAGGATTCCAATAACGATGGCCCTGAAGGGTTCATGGAATTTTACACAAGTTTTGCAGACGAGGAAGGAGTATCTAAGATCCCGGAGTACATCGTTCAGATATTACCGTCAATAGGGGCTTCAACAGATACTCTGCTTAAAATAGCCTGCCAAATGAAGCGCACAAACGAGGGCGGACCGACAACCCTGCTTCATGGCCTGATCGATATTATGCGGATGCTGGAGCCTCCGATACTCCTACAACTCGAAAGAGGGAAGCTGGAGGGCCTAAGCCGCGTTGAAACACAGCAACTGAAGCAAAAAATAGGCTTGGACTGA
- the HTB1 gene encoding histone H2B family protein (COG:B;~EggNog:ENOG410PNT7;~InterPro:IPR009072,IPR000558,IPR007125;~PFAM:PF00125;~go_component: GO:0000786 - nucleosome [Evidence IEA];~go_function: GO:0003677 - DNA binding [Evidence IEA];~go_function: GO:0046982 - protein heterodimerization activity [Evidence IEA]): MPPKAAEKKPSTGGKAPAGKAPAEKKEAGKKTAAAPSGEKKKRGKTRKETYSSYIYKVLKQVHPDTGISTRAMSILNSFVNDIFERVATEASKLAAYNKKSTISSREIQTSVRLILPGELAKHAVSEGTKAVTKYSSSAK; encoded by the exons ATGCCTCCCAAAGCTGCTGAGAAGAAGCCTAGCACTGGTGGCAAGGCCCCTGCTGGTAAGGCGCccgccgagaagaaggaagccGGAAAGAAGACAGCCGCTGCTCCCtctggggagaagaagaagcgcggAAAGACCAGAAAGGAGACCTACTCTTCCTACATCTACAAGG TTCTTAAGCAAGTGCACCCCGATACCGGTATTTCCACCCGTGCCATGTCCATTCTGAACTCTTTCGTCAATG ATATTTTCGAGCGCGTTGCGACGGAAGCTTCCAAGCTTGCCGCTTACAACAAGAAGTCCACTATCTCATCTCGGGAGATCCAGACCTC CGTGAGGTTGATCCTGCCTGGTGAACTCGCCAAGCACGCTGTGTCTGAGGGCACCAAGGCCGTTACGAAGtactcttcttctgccaAATAG
- the HTA1 gene encoding histone H2A (COG:B;~EggNog:ENOG410PNTK;~InterPro:IPR002119,IPR032458,IPR007125,IPR009072, IPR032454;~PFAM:PF00125,PF00808,PF16211;~go_component: GO:0000786 - nucleosome [Evidence IEA];~go_function: GO:0003677 - DNA binding [Evidence IEA];~go_function: GO:0046982 - protein heterodimerization activity [Evidence IEA]), which translates to MTGGKSGGKASGSKNAQSRSSKAGLAFPVGRVHRLLRKGNYAQRVGAGAPVYLAAVLEYLAAEILELAGNAARDNKKTRIIPRHLQLAIRNDEELNKLLGHVTIAQGGVLPNIHQNLLPKKTPKAGKGSQEL; encoded by the exons ATGACTGGCGGTAAATCTGGTGGCAAGGCTAGCGGTAGCAAGAACGCTCAGTC TCGTTCTTCGAAGGCCGGTTTGGCTTTCCCCGTTGGCCGTGTTCACCGTCTGCTTCGCAAGGGCAACTACGCTCAGCGTGTTGGCGCTG GTGCGCCCGTCTATCTAGCCGCTGTCCTTGAATACTTGGCTGCTGAAATCCTCGAACTTGCTGGAAACGCCGCTCGTGACAACAAGAAGACCCGTATTATTCCCCGTCACCTTCAGCTCGCCATCCGAAATGATGAGGAGCTGAACAAGCTACTGGGCCATGTCACCATCGCCCAGGGCGGTGTCCTCCCCAACATTCACCAGA ACCTTCTCCCCAAGAAGACCCCCAAGGCCGGAAAGGGTAGCCAGGAGCTGTGA
- a CDS encoding NADH dehydrogenase [ubiquinone] 1 beta subcomplex subunit 9 (COG:C;~EggNog:ENOG410PQYY;~InterPro:IPR008011;~PFAM:PF05347), translating to MSINAVTSLYRRSLKLALDWAVHRNVWRGQAVYIRSLFEANKDIRDPRQQKVCDDPAAMKSFDLPVLCSTPRDGKVTRDVETPRPLPRTYSPRWYVYV from the exons ATGTCCATCAACGCTGTCAC ATCCCTCTACCGACGGTCCTTGAAGCTCGCCCTGGACTGGGCTGTACACCGAAATGTTTGGAGAGGGCAGGCAGTCTATATCCGGTCGCTTTTCGAGGCGAACAAGGATATCCGTGACCCTCGGCAACAGAAAGTATGTGATGACCCTGCCGCGATGAAAAGCTTTGACTTACCCGTACTATGTTCTACTCCGAGAGACGGAAAAGTTACTAGAGACGTGGAAACACCCCGACCCTTACCGCGCACCTACAGCCCCCGGTGGTATGTCTACGTGTAA
- a CDS encoding protein-L-isoaspartate O-methyltransferase (COG:O;~EggNog:ENOG410PKHZ;~InterPro:IPR029063,IPR000682;~PFAM:PF01135,PF13649;~go_function: GO:0004719 - protein-L-isoaspartate (D-aspartate) O-methyltransferase activity [Evidence IEA];~go_process: GO:0006464 - cellular protein modification process [Evidence IEA]), which translates to MIKQLRVFLPVIEPTTRRSSTMAWYCSGSSNNELIENLSREGLIRNHEVKKAMMAVDRGHYAPSRPYSDAPQPIGHGATISAPHMHGHACEYLIQYLRPGSRVLDIGSGSGYLTHVIAKLVADTSTSGGSKGQVIGVDHIQELVTLAHDNMSKSEEGRELLDTEKVKFIKADGRCGWPEGAPYDAIHVGAAAAELHPLLVEQLRAPGRMFIPVNAEDQRGMLSSAAFGGGQYIWVVDKKEDGSIHKEKVFQVSYVPLTDPPK; encoded by the exons ATGATCAAGCAACTCAGGGTATTTTTACCAGTAATTGAACCAACcaccagaagatccagcacGATGGCATGGTATTGCTCAGGGTCATCAAACAATGAACTGATCGAGAATCTATCCAGGGAGGGATTGATAAGGAACCATGAAGTGAAAAAGGCAATGATGGCG GTCGATCGTGGTCACTATGCACCTTCTAGACCGTACTCGGACGCGCCACAGCCTATCGGCCATGGAGCAACAATCTCCGCACCACACATGCATGGACATGCATGCGAGTATCTTATCCAATATCTCCGGCCAGGTTCACGGGTCCTGGACATCGGCTCTGGATCGGGATATCTGACCCATGTAATCGCCAAACTGGTTGCGGATACATCGACTAGCGGAGGCTCGAAGGGACAAGTCATCGGCGTCGACCATATACAAGAATTGGTGACTCTAGCGCATGATAATATGAGCAAGTCCGAAGAGGGCAGAGAGCTTCTAGATACTGAAAAGGTGAAATTTATCAAAGCTGATGGCCGATGTGGATGGCCAGAAGGGGCACCGTATGATGCCATACATGTTGGCGCAGCGGCGGCCGAACTTCATCCACTGCTGGTTGAGCAGCTGCGGGCACCAGGCCGGATGTTCATACCCGTCAACGCCGAGGATCAACGCGGCATGTTATCCAGCGCTGCGTTTGGAGGCGGACAGTATATCTGGGTTGTGGACAAAAAGGAGGATGGATCCATTCATAAAGAGAAGGTATTCCAAGTTAGCTACGTGCCTCTGACTGATCCGCCAAAATAA
- the KGD2_1 gene encoding putative dihydrolipoamide succinyltransferase (BUSCO:EOG09263I7I;~COG:C;~EggNog:ENOG410PHAP;~InterPro:IPR006255,IPR000089,IPR001078,IPR003016, IPR023213,IPR011053;~PFAM:PF00364,PF00198;~go_component: GO:0045252 - oxoglutarate dehydrogenase complex [Evidence IEA];~go_function: GO:0004149 - dihydrolipoyllysine-residue succinyltransferase activity [Evidence IEA];~go_function: GO:0016746 - transferase activity, transferring acyl groups [Evidence IEA];~go_process: GO:0006099 - tricarboxylic acid cycle [Evidence IEA]), translating to MASRLPLPLQRLRSMPRVPASICCRTFTSVRCFEGVRTRPIHGLKSAPGPRDAFLGANVIPIGSHQIRTYADTVVKVPQMAESITEGTLKQFSKQVGEYVERDEEIATIETDKIDVSVNAPESGVIKELLVSEEDTVTVGQDLVKLEAGGAPEKNSEQAAEKPKEPAAPSLESEKPRAPQPTSSSPGPEKAPSPTKSTSPGAEPPKPAQQDSSKPQGSEDTKTALGAREERRVKMNRMRLRIAERLKQSQNTAASLTTFNEVDMSSLMEFRKLYKDDVLKKTGVKLGFMSAFSRACVLAMKDVPAVNASIEGPNGGDTIVYRDYVDISVAVATEKGLVTPVVRNAETMDLVGVEKSIADLGKKARDNKLTIEDMAGGTFTISNGGVFGSLMGTPIINLPQTAVLGLHAIKDKPVAVNGKVEIRPMMYLALTYDHRLLDGREAVIFLVKVKEYIEDPRRMLLG from the exons ATGGCTTCCCGGTTACCTCTTCCCCTGCAGCGCCTGAGGTCTATGCCTCGCGTACCTGCTTCGATATGCTGCAGGACCTTCACCTCGGTGAGGTGCTTTGAGGGCGTCCGAACCAGGCCAATTCATGGGTTGAAATCTGCGCCGGGTCCACG GGACGCGTTCTTGGGGGCCAATGTTATCCCAATCGGTAGCCATCAGATTCGAACCTATG CCGACACCGTTGTCAAGGTTCCCCAAATGGCTGAGTCAATCACAGAGGGGACATTGAAGCAATTCTCAAAAC AGGTCGGAGAATATGTCGAGCGGGACGAAGAAATCGCAACAATCGAAACTGACAAA ATCGACGTATCGGTTAATGCGCCTGAATCCGGCGTTATCAAGGAGCTACTTGTGAGTGAGGAGGACACAGTCACAGTCGGACAAGATCTCGTGAAATTGGAAGCGGGTGGCGCCCCTGAAAAGAATTCAGAGCAGGCAGCTgagaagcccaaggagcCTGCCGCTCCCAGCCTAGAATCTGAGAAGCCGAGGGCTCCGCAACCAACCTCATCATCTCCTGGCCCTGAAAAGGCTCCCTCGCCTACAAAATCCACCTCTCCGGGTGCCGAGCCCCCCAAACCAGCACAACAGGATTCATCCAAGCCCCAGGGGTCTGAGGATACGAAGACCGCATTGGGGGCCCGCGAGGAGAGACGA GTCAAAATGAACCGGATGAGACTAAGGATTGCTGAGCGTCTAAAGCAATCACAAAACACAGCTGCTTCCCTCACTACCTTCAACGAAGTTGACATGTCCTCCCTGATGGAGTTCCGAAAACTATACAAAGATGATGTCCTTAAGAAGACAGGTGTCAAACTAGGATTCATGAGTGCTTTCTCTCGTGCTTGTGTCTTGGCCATGAAGGATGTTCCCGCTGTTAATGCGTCTATTGAGGGACCTAATGGTGGTGATACCATTGTCTATCGCGATTATGTTGATATCAGTGTCGCTGTCGCCACGGAAAAGGGCCTTGTTACACCAGTGGTCCGCAATGCGGAAACAATGGACCTTGTGGGCGTTGAAAAATCCATCGCGGATCTTGGAAAGAAG GCGCGCGACAACAAGCTAACTATTGAGGATATGGCCGGGGGCACATTTACTATCAGCAAT GGCGGCGTTTTCGGATCTCTCATGGGCACacccatcatcaacctccctcAAACTG CTGTTCTTGGGCTCCATGCGATCAAGGATAAACCTGTGGCCGTCAATGGAAAGGTCGAGATTCGCCCA ATGATGTATCTCGCTCTTACTTATGATCATCGACTCCTGGATGGCAGAGAGGCTGTCATTTTCTTGGTTAAG GTAAAGGAATATATTGAAGACCCCCGCCGCATGCTGCTAGGCTAG
- the ATG4 gene encoding cysteine protease ATG4 (BUSCO:EOG09264B3O;~COG:O;~EggNog:ENOG410PI8K;~InterPro:IPR038765,IPR005078;~MEROPS:MER0013559;~PFAM:PF03416), whose product MNPTDIERYKKRIVQYIWDPEPKNDEEPESPIWCLGTGYPPSEQLITPREELSKTQEALPSDTEKDCAQNRTLTLHVHHNGRQTNTTSISTPDWPEPFLLDFESKIWMTYRSNFTPIARDTSSEGNQSLTLGVRLRSQFIEPQGFTTDTGWGCMIRSGQSLLVNAMAIVTLGRGWRRRDKIEEEAQMLSLFADSPDAPFSIHNFVKYGAEFCGKQPGEWFGPTATARCIQGLSANCSQATLKVYIADDNSDVYQDRFMSASRNEQGIVSPTLILLALRLGIDRVTTVYWEGLKAVLQFPQSVGIAGGRPSASHYFIAVQGSHFFYLDPHNTRPAPNYTKLGTYTKDEVDTYHTRRLRRLHIRDMDPSMLIGFLIKDEEDWEDWKTRVASTQGKPIINILSAGDTTPWQGRREALDEVEAFDDE is encoded by the exons ATGAACCCCACAGACATAGAGCGATACAAGAAACGAATTGTACAGTATATATGGGACCCCGAACCGAAGAACGACGAGGAGCCGGAGTCACCAATATGGTGCCTGGGAACAGGATACCCTCCATCCGAACAGCTCATCACCCCACGTGAAGAGCTCAGCAAGACACAGGAAGCCCTACCATCGGACACGGAGAAGGACTGCGCACAAAATCGGACCCTGACATTGCATGTGCACCACAACGGGCGCCAGACAAACACGACAAGTATAAGCACACCCGACTGGCCGGAGCCGTTCCTTCTAGACTTTGAATCAAAGATATGGATGACGTATAGGTCAAATTTCACCCCAATAGCCAGGGACACCAGCAGCGAGGGAAATCAGTCACTGACGCTAGGCGTGCGGTTAAGAAGCCAATTCATTGAACCGCAAGGGTTTACAACTGACACGGGGTGGGGCTGTATGATAAGATCAGGCCAAAGTCTACTGGTAAACGCAATGGCCATCGTGACACTGGGCCGTG GATGGCGACGAAGAGATaagattgaagaggaagcgcaAATGCTCTCACTATTTGCAGATTCCCCAGACGCCCCGTTCTCCATACACAACTTTGTCAAGTACGGAGCAGAGTTCTGCGGAAAGCAACCAGGGGAGTGGTTTGGACCAACAGCTACCGCCAGGTGCATACA AGGCTTATCAGCGAATTGCAGCCAAGCGACTCTTAAAGTATACATCGCAGACGACAATTCTGATGTTTACCAGGATAGATTCATGAGTGCATCCAGAAACGAGCAAGGTATTGTTAGCCCTACGCTTATTCTGCTCGCACTCAGGCTAGGGATTGATCGAGTCACCACCGTCTACTGGGAAGGGTTAAAAGCGGTATTGCAGTTCCCACAATCGGTGGGTATTGCAGG AGGACGACCGTCTGCTTCACACTATTTTATTGCGGTCCAGGGATCGCACTTTTTCTACCTTGATCCACATAACACTCGCCCAGCCCCAAACTACACCAAATTGGGCACCTACACGAAAGATGAAGTCGATACATACCACACTCGTCGATTGAGAAGACTCCATATTCGAGATATGGACCCAAGTATGTTAATAGGATTTCTGATcaaagacgaagaggactGGGAGGACTGGAAGACTCGCGTCGCATCTACACAAGGCAAACCTATCATCAACATTCTGAGTGCAGGCGACACCACTCCTTGGCAAGGCCGAAGAGAAGCTCTAGACGAAGTCGAGGCGTTTGATGATGAATGA